The genomic interval TTTCGGGGAGTAGCCCCCTTCAGAAGAAACTTCCTGGCACATACATTAAGGGAGCCATCGAAAGGTGACTGAAACACCTGAAACGGGGACTACCCGAGCTAATGATAGAGGCAAGAACACTTTCCGGCCAAGTCCCATTAATTGATCATAACGATATCGTGGAAATGCTGCACGGACCCATATATATAGAAACAGAAAAAGAAGAACCTTGATACTAAACCAGATCGAACAAGGGATCTTTTTGGAAATGGGAAGATCTAGGATAGGCAGCCAACCTCCTGGAAAGAGCGATGTGCATAGACCGGGTGAGTAGGGATGCAGCTCCGTGGACCGCTCGTCGGGCCTGATAGGTGGTGGTATCACACCCTTCTCAAAGGAACCGTACGTGAGACTCTCGCCTCATACGGCTCCGTCCTGGAATCTGGACCCCCCTTTTCCTTTGACCAACGGGTCCTCGAACCCATGGGGGTTACGAATCATTCATTCATTGATTGATTCAAGGTAGCTTTAGCCATTGTGGGTAGAAGCTAGTCGCCAGAAGCGAAGCAGCGATCTTCCGGGCCGGAAAGGTTCTATTTTTCTGACGCGTAAGCTACCGCAAAATGAATGAAGGAAAAAGGCCTCAGGATTAGAAAGACTAAAGAGGCATGGAGGGCCGACTACAAGACTACGACTACAATACAAGCCATGAGCGATAGCGAAGCCTTCagcctttttttttttttttcgaAAGCCCCACAACTAGCTATCTTATAGCAGATAAGGCAAGCCTACTCAACTAATCTCATGTAAACGCCTGTTCGCTAAAATCCAAATAGAAAAAGACAACTACTTATTAAACATGTAGTTGAGTGCTCCGTCGTTGTTCGGATCTTGACCGAGTCCGAGCTTCCCAAGCTCTATGCTGTTTGGGAACTCAGCAAGGGTCTTACCACCTTCTTGATTGACTATATTTGAGTCTTTGGGGTACTTTAGGATTATATTCCGCGCCGAAGATTTGTGCTTGTGGGCTAGGGTGAATATAGCGGACCAGCGGATCTGGTAGTTGACAATCGTTCGGACTTGGTAAAGGTTGTCGCAGCACCTGTAGTAGGACAGAGGACTTATCGCGATGCCCGCGGACCAATTTACTATGTCTCTGTCGCTGACGTTGGTCAAAGAGGCCACGTGGATTGGCCTGGGTCTTCTTCGGCTAATGAGACCTCGATCCCGAAGCCTTCGGAGTATCTTTTTGATAGGCGCCTCTATCTGTATGGGGAATTCGCTGCTGAAAGATCCCGCCCAGTGTCCCCTTCCTTCCCCCGCCGCCTTCCGACCAAAGGGAGTATACAATTTCTTCTTCAGGACACTCATGCCCGATCGTGAGACTGCCTGTTGAACGCCTGATGGCACCTTGCTCTGACCTGAGCTATGCAACAACGAGATCCCCCTCGATCTTTGCCGGATGTGCTTGACGGTCCCCCATAATACGCTAACTTGGGGACTTTTTAGTCCATCTTTTCCAAGAGTCTCCGCTAGTTGAACCGCGTCCAGTAGACGACCTCTTCCGCTCATCCCCTTCGTCAGCTCTTTGATAGGGATACTATAACCTAGGTCCCTAAACTTGGAATGGATGGCGGAGCGTAGGTGGCAGGCAGTTATATGGATACGGTGCTTTACCCGTAGACGCTTCTCCAGCTCTCGCAAGAATTGTATGGGAGTCGTCCTCGGGGGGACTTCCCGAATGACCGTACCGGGGAATTCTACCGTACTCCGTGCAGCTATGGTTGTTGATCCTGCGGAGCCTACCCAAAGGTTCAGACCGGATTGTAGGAAGTGGGTGATACGTTTTTGTATTTCTATGAGAAGAAATACGGCACCCACGATTCCCAGTAGTAAGTCGTCGGCATATCGCGCGTAACAAATCCTTATTAATAAGGAATGGCTTTTAAAGGGGGCCAGCTTACGGGCCAGGCCTCTCTCTGACCTGATAACTAGTATCGCCTCCCCGCCCAGCTCTATCAGCAGGCCCCTTCTTTTGCAATACTTAAGAAGGTCTCTCATGGCCAAATTCTTATTAAAGCCTTCTCTACCATTGAATTCGGCCTTCGGGGTCAACCCAGCGGCTTCTATGAGGAAGGCGGCGCAAAGGAGGCTCGAGGGCTTGTTAAGGAAGGCGGCTAGGGCCGCTGAAGGGGGGAAAACGAAAGGCGTTTTCTGGTCTCCCCTTCGCCTGGGGGTGCTTGTGGGGGGGGTGTGCCACGACGAAACAAGGGAATGAAAGGTCGCTTTGCGTTGGATGCTCTTTACCCTCCCCACTATGAGGGCTCTGTTGTCTTGGGGAGCGTTGAAGCTTGCTTCTTTTCCATACTTTTCTTGGTCATCAATACGACGACCTATTCTTAATAGAACCGATCTTATTTTCACTACAAGAGGAATTTCGTGCTTCTGCCGGATCCTCCCTATCTCCTGATCGAGCTTGTGTAGGTAGATATTGCCTGGTAGGGCCGATAGTAGTACACTGTTTGGGATGGAGTCAGGGCCCTTCTCACCCCCTACGAGTCGTCCGGCGGAAAACTTTTTCTGAGTGGGGTAAAAGAACTTGGAATCGTCGATCTCTTCCTTCAAGATTGAGATGAATCGATGTCGGTCGATGGTGTGAAAACACTTCCTGATGTCGAATTCCAAAAACCAGCGAGAGGTTCCCCACTCTTCTTTGATCCGTCTGAGGGCCGAGTGGCAGCCTCGACCCGAGCGGAAGTGCGATGTGTCTGGAAACTCGGGATCGTAAATGGATTCGGGTACCATTCTGATCGCCTCTTTCATGATCTTTTCTATGGGTAGAACTACTGTGAGCGGTCTAAACTTCGACCCTTCTTTCTTTCTTCATTTaaaaaagggggagcaaagcctGTTTTTTGCTCCCTCAATTGATAGATCAGGGCCCCTCCTGCCGGCCCGAACGAAAGGCTCTTTAAGGAAGTAGTCCCATCACTCTCGGGCCCGGCACCAACCAAGAGGAGGCGGGGCTCTCTCCAATCATTCCGAAGAGCCGAGATCTCGTAAAGGAAAAATTAGCTAGCTCAGCAGGTTTGGACCCGGGTGAATCAGTTCAGTGAAGGAAGGGAGCCTAAACTTAAGGCTTTTCCAAGCCTTGCCGATAGGCGCCTCATGGCTCGCTCAGTTCGCTCGCGGAGTTCTTAGATCAGTAGATCTGGATAGAGTCTCGCTCATAAAGGAAGAGTAGCGCGCTAGCGCGGCTCGCTTCGCTTTTCGACGCGGAGCTCGCTGCTGTCTTTTTAGCTTCAAAACTACAGGGCGTGCGTTAGCACTACGGCTTTTCAGCCTCCCTTTGCTGGTTCCGAACTATCACTGATCCCAGAGATCAACCTTCAAACCTTTTTCTTTGAATCTCAGGAAGGCTTTCTCGGGGAGAAAGCTGGTTGGGGAACTGCTAAACGACCTAAAAGAAAAAGAGGAGACTGACTCTGACCTTTC from Aegilops tauschii subsp. strangulata cultivar AL8/78 unplaced genomic scaffold, Aet v6.0 ptg000651l_obj, whole genome shotgun sequence carries:
- the LOC141033089 gene encoding uncharacterized protein, translated to MKEAIRMVPESIYDPEFPDTSHFRSGRGCHSALRRIKEEWGTSRWFLEFDIRKCFHTIDRHRFISILKEEIDDSKFFYPTQKKFSAGRLVGGEKGPDSIPNSVLLSALPGNIYLHKLDQEIGRIRQKHEIPLVVKIRSVLLRIGRRIDDQEKYGKEASFNAPQDNRALIVGRVKSIQRKATFHSLVSSWHTPPTSTPRRRGDQKTPFVFPPSAALAAFLNKPSSLLCAAFLIEAAGLTPKAEFNGREGFNKNLAMRDLLKYCKRRGLLIELGGEAILVIRSERGLARKLAPFKSHSLLIRICYARYADDLLLGIVGAVFLLIEIQKRITHFLQSGLNLWVGSAGSTTIAARSTVEFPGTVIREVPPRTTPIQFLRELEKRLRVKHRIHITACHLRSAIHSKFRDLGYSIPIKELTKGMSGRGRLLDAVQLAETLGKDGLKSPQVSVLWGTVKHIRQRSRGISLLHSSGQSKVPSGVQQAVSRSGMSVLKKKLYTPFGRKAAGEGRGHWAGSFSSEFPIQIEAPIKKILRRLRDRGLISRRRPRPIHVASLTNVSDRDIVNWSAGIAISPLSYYRCCDNLYQVRTIVNYQIRWSAIFTLAHKHKSSARNIILKYPKDSNIVNQEGGKTLAEFPNSIELGKLGLGQDPNNDGALNYMFNK